From the genome of Streptococcus marmotae, one region includes:
- a CDS encoding glycoside hydrolase family 3 C-terminal domain-containing protein — protein MKNSGRVFRGMSALFLSSSVALASATGIVNTWRSSIDFALGTSSTMTTSDDKFKPIYETTDALVAAHKDLGKRVSEEGSVLLKNAKATLPLKNKKVTLFGMGSQYPFLGGVIGSTVTSEDQVDLVTALTDTGFDVNPTMLDIYKTFGEVQTGEKKTWTGTAPIYGHRPAEFSTPYEPSEPAISSYTTEGKAKADYQDSFKEYNDAAIVVISRPGSEGNDYYPGAEGIDTKKYETDSVLSLSKNEKEILQLAKDNFDKVIVLVNSGSVMEIEELKKDEKVDSILYIGFPGAYGMNGVADVLSGKANPSGHLADTYAVDNSVAPASQNFGRIELKDLSKITAPNSLMGNLSPTSPLGSFGGEPAMAANYYLVEAEGIYTGYKYYESRYYDSVLGQGNASSAKGASKGASSWKYENEVSYPFGYGLSYTTFEQTLNSVKVDPDAQTVTASVTVKNTGDVAGKDVAQLYYQAPYTDYDKQHQVEKSALEFLGMEKTKELKPGESETVTITADMKYMTSWDSTAKGGKGGLILDGGNYYFAIGENAHAAVNNILAAQGQKELGNAALATNQVIGSEGQVDETSFAKSKKTGNEIVNQLEDADINYYKKDYVTYLSRSDWERTFPKKYDDLTIDGDKVDEWVQKLTNEIYQFDADGEVKTEYLKGSKGNLKLSDLAGSVDAGDPRWNELVNQIPLDVLIAKISKGGSVSDVINEIASPLVYQNDGPNGFSNILSSRGEYADDKNANYNMGTMANEVVLGNTFNKALVTEWGQLLGNDGLMSGNWFVWGVGANVHRTAYNGRNFEYYSEDDMLSNYMTRATVDGAMEYGVLVGPKHFAFNDQETQRSGIATYMNEQKAREGDLRAFQGAFDEGNGLAVMASFSRIGATPVNGSAAVLTNILRGEWGYQGLISTDMNNNAGYFRPEMLINAGVSMIADFSTNETMKEVNETWPYFTTELIKQDEEFVAKARENMKYQLFAYANSAAQNVQTISVTPWWETAFYGMMGASGVLALVFGGLYFRQNCKSRKEGV, from the coding sequence ATGAAAAACTCAGGTAGAGTATTTCGTGGGATGTCAGCATTGTTCCTATCATCTTCGGTAGCATTAGCTAGTGCAACTGGAATTGTGAATACTTGGCGGAGTTCAATTGACTTTGCACTTGGTACTTCAAGTACAATGACAACAAGTGATGATAAATTTAAGCCGATTTATGAAACGACAGATGCTTTAGTAGCTGCGCATAAGGATTTAGGAAAACGCGTTTCTGAGGAAGGAAGTGTCTTATTAAAAAATGCAAAAGCTACTTTGCCTTTAAAAAATAAGAAGGTTACCTTGTTTGGAATGGGAAGCCAATATCCTTTCCTTGGAGGTGTAATTGGCAGTACAGTAACGAGTGAAGATCAGGTTGATTTAGTAACAGCTTTGACTGATACTGGATTTGATGTGAATCCAACCATGCTGGATATCTATAAAACCTTTGGTGAAGTCCAAACGGGTGAAAAGAAGACTTGGACAGGAACTGCTCCTATCTATGGCCATAGACCGGCCGAATTTTCAACACCATATGAACCTTCTGAGCCAGCTATTTCTAGCTATACGACAGAAGGGAAAGCAAAAGCTGACTACCAAGATAGCTTTAAGGAATATAATGATGCAGCTATCGTTGTGATTTCGCGTCCTGGCTCTGAAGGAAATGATTATTATCCGGGTGCAGAAGGGATTGACACAAAGAAATATGAAACGGATAGTGTTCTTTCCCTTAGTAAGAACGAAAAAGAAATTCTTCAATTGGCCAAGGATAACTTTGACAAAGTCATTGTGCTTGTCAATAGCGGTTCTGTGATGGAAATTGAAGAACTCAAAAAAGATGAAAAAGTTGATTCAATCCTGTATATCGGCTTCCCTGGTGCCTATGGGATGAATGGTGTCGCAGATGTTTTGAGTGGAAAAGCAAATCCTTCAGGGCATTTGGCAGATACTTATGCAGTTGATAATTCAGTTGCTCCTGCCTCTCAAAACTTTGGTCGTATTGAGTTAAAAGATCTTTCTAAGATTACTGCCCCAAATTCATTGATGGGGAATTTATCTCCAACTTCTCCTCTAGGAAGTTTCGGAGGAGAACCAGCTATGGCTGCAAACTACTATTTGGTTGAAGCGGAAGGAATCTATACAGGATATAAATATTATGAATCTCGTTACTACGATAGCGTGTTGGGACAAGGAAATGCCTCTAGTGCTAAAGGAGCGTCTAAGGGAGCGTCATCGTGGAAATATGAGAATGAAGTAAGCTATCCTTTTGGTTATGGTCTATCTTATACAACTTTTGAGCAAACACTAAATAGTGTCAAAGTAGATCCGGATGCCCAAACTGTTACAGCAAGTGTAACGGTAAAAAATACAGGAGATGTAGCTGGTAAAGATGTCGCCCAACTCTACTATCAAGCACCATACACCGATTACGACAAACAACATCAGGTTGAAAAATCTGCTCTTGAATTTCTTGGCATGGAAAAAACAAAAGAGTTGAAACCTGGAGAATCTGAAACAGTTACGATTACAGCAGATATGAAATATATGACTAGCTGGGATTCAACTGCTAAAGGCGGTAAAGGTGGTTTGATTTTAGATGGTGGAAATTATTACTTTGCCATTGGTGAGAACGCCCATGCTGCTGTTAACAATATCCTAGCTGCACAAGGACAAAAAGAGCTAGGTAATGCAGCCTTGGCTACTAATCAAGTAATTGGTTCAGAAGGTCAAGTTGATGAAACCAGTTTTGCTAAATCCAAGAAAACTGGAAACGAGATTGTGAATCAATTGGAAGATGCAGATATTAATTACTACAAGAAAGATTATGTAACATACCTATCACGTAGTGATTGGGAGAGAACATTCCCTAAAAAATATGATGATTTGACAATTGATGGCGATAAAGTGGATGAATGGGTTCAAAAATTAACAAACGAAATCTATCAATTTGATGCGGACGGTGAAGTGAAGACAGAATACTTAAAGGGTTCTAAAGGGAACTTAAAACTGTCTGATTTGGCCGGAAGCGTCGACGCAGGAGATCCTCGTTGGAATGAACTTGTTAATCAAATTCCTCTCGATGTACTAATTGCAAAAATTTCTAAAGGCGGAAGCGTCAGCGATGTGATCAATGAAATTGCTTCGCCCCTCGTTTATCAAAATGATGGGCCAAATGGCTTCTCAAATATCCTAAGCTCTCGTGGAGAATATGCTGATGATAAAAATGCAAATTACAATATGGGAACAATGGCAAATGAAGTTGTTCTTGGTAATACCTTCAATAAGGCATTAGTAACAGAGTGGGGGCAATTGCTAGGAAACGATGGATTGATGAGTGGCAACTGGTTTGTTTGGGGCGTTGGCGCTAATGTACACCGCACAGCCTACAATGGTCGTAACTTTGAATACTATTCAGAAGACGACATGCTATCGAACTATATGACACGTGCGACGGTTGATGGAGCAATGGAATATGGTGTATTAGTGGGACCAAAACATTTCGCCTTTAATGATCAAGAGACACAACGTTCTGGTATTGCAACCTATATGAATGAACAAAAAGCGCGTGAAGGTGATCTTCGGGCTTTCCAAGGAGCTTTTGATGAAGGAAATGGTTTGGCAGTTATGGCCTCCTTCTCACGGATTGGTGCAACTCCAGTCAACGGCTCAGCTGCCGTATTGACCAATATTCTGCGCGGAGAATGGGGTTATCAAGGCTTGATTTCAACAGATATGAATAACAATGCTGGTTATTTCCGTCCAGAAATGTTAATCAATGCCGGTGTGTCAATGATTGCTGACTTCTCAACCAACGAAACCATGAAAGAAGTAAATGAAACATGGCCATACTTCACGACTGAACTTATCAAGCAAGATGAAGAATTTGTTGCAAAAGCTCGTGAGAATATGAAATATCAATTATTTGCCTATGCGAATAGTGCGGCGCAAAATGTTCAGACCATTAGTGTGACACCATGGTGGGAAACAGCTTTCTATGGAATGATGGGGGCTTCAGGTGTTCTAGCACTTGTCTTTGGAGGTTTGTATTTCCGTCAAAATTGTAAGAGTAGAAAGGAAGGAGTATAA
- a CDS encoding ATP-binding protein: MTEAVLQHTPGLFYAWAYWVSACFSIWLSPKRLQGPSLVGLQIGFLLTLMVLMTMSDGITIIFLPMMLLYLALILYDIHLACRYDVKTSIYFAVRTFITGEFIASLAWQVTFYVATLFQIRVQYTTYALGMLVTLPIVVCSLYFLEKELKQFNHHLSISNREMVSTLMIGIAVFVMSNLSYVVGESVFSVNVSKELFLIRTLVDFAGVALLNAYHFQISGLKARTEKDKLQDILSTQHANYAMLEQSMNVVNQKYHDLKYQIQAIREGMSTEEGQAYLDQVEKDIKLYEAQNRTGHPIVDTILTGKSIQCQLKEIEFTTVVDGKSLEFLDAVQLMTLLGNMLDNAIENTEKIEDKKQRLIHLVVTKTKGFVRIRLENRFEGDLEFVGNLPKTTKAEEGYHGFGLKSIQSIVHQYGGSLEILTRDGWFELSILFPPQ; this comes from the coding sequence ATGACAGAAGCAGTCTTACAACACACACCTGGCTTATTTTATGCATGGGCTTATTGGGTTAGTGCCTGTTTTAGTATCTGGCTGAGTCCGAAACGCTTACAGGGACCTTCATTAGTTGGTCTTCAGATAGGGTTCTTGCTTACTTTAATGGTTTTAATGACCATGAGTGATGGGATTACGATTATTTTTCTTCCGATGATGCTGTTATATCTAGCCTTGATTTTATACGATATTCATCTAGCCTGCCGGTATGATGTCAAAACCAGTATCTATTTTGCTGTTCGGACGTTTATTACTGGAGAATTTATCGCTTCGCTAGCATGGCAGGTTACATTTTATGTGGCGACTCTTTTCCAGATACGGGTCCAGTATACAACTTATGCCTTAGGAATGTTGGTTACTTTGCCGATTGTGGTGTGTAGTCTGTACTTTTTAGAAAAAGAGTTGAAACAGTTTAATCATCACTTATCGATAAGTAACCGTGAGATGGTTTCTACTCTAATGATTGGTATAGCAGTTTTTGTGATGAGCAATTTAAGCTATGTTGTAGGCGAGAGTGTCTTCAGTGTGAATGTGTCAAAAGAATTATTTCTCATTCGAACCTTGGTAGATTTTGCAGGAGTAGCTCTTCTAAATGCGTATCATTTTCAGATTAGTGGGCTAAAAGCACGGACAGAAAAAGACAAACTGCAAGACATACTTTCTACTCAACATGCGAATTACGCGATGTTAGAGCAAAGTATGAATGTGGTTAATCAGAAATACCATGATTTAAAATACCAGATTCAGGCTATTCGGGAAGGAATGAGCACAGAAGAAGGTCAAGCCTATTTAGATCAGGTTGAAAAAGATATTAAATTATACGAGGCACAGAATCGTACAGGGCACCCGATTGTCGATACCATTTTGACTGGAAAATCGATTCAATGTCAATTAAAAGAGATTGAATTTACAACTGTTGTAGATGGAAAGTCTTTGGAATTTCTAGATGCAGTTCAATTGATGACTTTACTAGGAAATATGCTGGATAATGCAATTGAAAATACAGAAAAAATTGAGGACAAGAAACAGCGGTTGATTCATTTAGTGGTGACAAAGACCAAGGGATTTGTCCGTATTCGATTGGAAAATCGATTTGAAGGGGATTTGGAATTTGTAGGCAATCTTCCGAAAACGACGAAGGCAGAAGAAGGATATCACGGCTTTGGCTTAAAAAGCATCCAGTCGATTGTACACCAGTATGGAGGTTCCTTAGAGATTCTCACACGTGACGGTTGGTTTGAGCTTTCTATTTTATTTCCACCACAGTAA
- a CDS encoding LytR/AlgR family response regulator transcription factor, translating into MIRIAIVEDDDGYAQTLIDFLQRYEREQDTQFKWTRYKDGEEIVLNYPDNVDIILMDIEMDRMDGMTAAEKIRVRDRDVVIIFITNMMHYAMKGYAVEALDYVLKPINYFAFAQRITRALERMTKKQGKQLLISRYNNVKRISTDELAYVEVHNHEIEYHLVEEVISVRGTLKALEKELEGLPFFRCNSGCIINLDYVDGLEDNDVLVGENRIPVSRARRKEFLDRMNHYLNEVGK; encoded by the coding sequence ATGATTCGGATAGCAATTGTTGAAGATGATGATGGATATGCTCAAACCTTGATTGATTTTTTGCAGCGTTATGAACGGGAACAAGATACTCAGTTTAAATGGACACGGTACAAAGATGGAGAAGAAATTGTCTTGAACTATCCTGACAACGTCGATATTATCTTGATGGACATTGAAATGGATCGAATGGATGGGATGACTGCGGCCGAAAAAATTCGTGTGCGTGATCGAGATGTTGTGATTATTTTTATAACAAATATGATGCACTATGCTATGAAAGGCTATGCCGTTGAAGCCCTGGACTATGTTTTAAAACCCATCAATTATTTTGCTTTTGCTCAGCGAATAACGAGAGCGTTGGAGCGCATGACGAAAAAACAGGGCAAGCAACTATTGATTAGTCGGTATAACAATGTCAAACGCATTTCAACAGATGAATTGGCATATGTCGAAGTCCACAATCATGAGATTGAATATCACTTGGTAGAAGAAGTGATTAGTGTTAGAGGGACTTTAAAGGCTTTGGAAAAAGAGTTAGAAGGTTTGCCATTTTTCCGCTGTAATAGTGGTTGTATCATTAATTTAGACTATGTGGATGGGCTGGAAGATAATGATGTGCTGGTCGGAGAAAATAGGATACCAGTCAGTAGAGCTAGACGCAAGGAATTTTTAGATAGAATGAATCATTATCTAAATGAGGTTGGAAAATGA
- a CDS encoding glycoside hydrolase family 2 TIM barrel-domain containing protein: protein MKETLYNQGWKFWKDGDSFALVWDVPNHAREITVPHDAMLELEPYSESQNGGNTGFRDGENYVYLKNFTLTKEVQHKRFILKFEGSYMNTFVYVNGQLAGKHHFGYTTFEIPIHDFLNIGDNEIRVQVRNGAMSNSRWYSGSGLYRDVYLLESEQLHFSSLGSRVKTVELNGQDALIEVGVAIENETARPQRLSIETRIFDAENQLIVTDERPYFLPTGQKEYYSHQYLLTNATFWTAETPILYKIEQKILQKGFVIDEVSKQFGIRTIHVDSKRGLRINGQPVKLRGACIHHDSGLLGAKTYETAHRRQIRILKDAGFNAIRMAHHPAAPALLKACDELGMYVMDETFDMWTRFKSDFDYSLVFEEQWEKDVKAMVDSDYNHPSVILYSIGNEIPEIATEHGSYLAKKIHDAIKAIDNSRPTLAGINGIFASGDRIPEIMADVAAQSTDIEGNVNDFMTLIDQRLDEIVTHPIVGEKLELATAATDIAGYNYMTARYEVDSKQYPNRIMVGSETYPPEIARNWTIIQQLPSVIGDFTWTGWDYIGEAGVGVPAYRFGEGGFSAQFPCQLAYTGDIDITGVRRPLSYYREIVFGFRRAPYIAVQNPTHYGEKLIKTPWVLSDSISSWTWNGHEGQPVIVEVYAPGEQVALYLNDELVEIKEVGTNLAHVTYFELPYQAGVLKAINYQNGQIIGETILSSADVATMHLTATVEENEDLTYISLALEDENDVLITNQDCLLSVEVSGAEILGFGSGNPKPDYHYQSNITTTYNGRALLIVQKSAPQTKVIVEGRNNTVIVDL, encoded by the coding sequence ATGAAAGAAACACTATATAATCAAGGCTGGAAATTTTGGAAAGATGGGGATTCGTTTGCCCTAGTCTGGGATGTTCCTAATCATGCTCGAGAGATAACTGTACCACATGATGCGATGCTTGAGCTAGAACCATATTCGGAAAGTCAAAATGGTGGAAATACAGGATTCCGTGATGGCGAGAATTATGTTTATTTGAAGAATTTTACCCTAACGAAGGAAGTACAGCATAAAAGGTTCATTTTGAAATTTGAAGGTTCCTATATGAATACTTTCGTCTATGTCAATGGTCAATTGGCAGGTAAACATCATTTTGGTTACACGACATTTGAAATTCCAATCCATGACTTTTTGAACATTGGAGACAATGAGATTCGTGTTCAAGTGCGAAATGGTGCGATGAGCAATAGTCGTTGGTATTCAGGAAGTGGACTGTATCGAGATGTTTATCTGCTAGAAAGTGAACAACTACATTTCTCTTCTCTGGGAAGCAGGGTTAAGACAGTTGAGTTGAATGGCCAGGATGCGTTGATAGAAGTTGGGGTGGCAATTGAAAACGAAACTGCTCGTCCACAACGTTTATCTATTGAAACACGGATTTTTGATGCTGAAAATCAGCTAATTGTAACTGATGAGCGCCCGTATTTTCTTCCAACAGGACAAAAAGAGTACTATAGCCACCAGTATCTGCTAACTAATGCGACATTTTGGACTGCAGAAACACCAATTCTGTATAAAATTGAGCAAAAAATTCTTCAGAAAGGTTTCGTTATTGATGAAGTTAGTAAACAGTTCGGTATTCGCACAATCCATGTTGATAGCAAGCGAGGATTACGGATAAACGGCCAACCTGTTAAGTTGAGAGGAGCCTGTATCCATCATGATAGTGGGTTGCTAGGAGCAAAAACCTACGAAACAGCCCACAGGCGCCAAATAAGAATTTTAAAAGATGCAGGATTTAATGCAATTCGGATGGCGCATCATCCAGCTGCTCCAGCTCTGTTGAAGGCATGTGATGAATTGGGAATGTATGTCATGGATGAGACGTTCGATATGTGGACTCGTTTTAAAAGTGATTTTGATTACAGTCTAGTATTTGAAGAACAGTGGGAAAAGGATGTGAAGGCCATGGTTGATTCAGATTACAATCATCCTAGTGTGATTCTTTATTCCATTGGCAATGAAATCCCTGAAATTGCGACAGAGCATGGTAGTTATCTAGCTAAGAAAATCCATGATGCAATTAAGGCAATAGACAATTCTCGGCCGACCCTAGCAGGTATTAATGGTATTTTTGCTTCTGGTGATCGCATTCCAGAGATTATGGCAGATGTTGCTGCTCAATCTACTGATATTGAAGGGAACGTCAATGATTTTATGACCTTGATTGATCAACGATTAGATGAAATTGTTACTCATCCCATTGTTGGAGAAAAACTCGAACTGGCTACTGCAGCAACAGATATTGCCGGCTACAATTATATGACGGCTCGATATGAAGTCGACAGCAAGCAGTACCCAAATCGAATAATGGTTGGTAGTGAAACTTACCCACCCGAAATTGCGCGGAATTGGACCATCATTCAACAATTGCCAAGTGTGATTGGTGATTTCACATGGACTGGGTGGGACTATATTGGTGAAGCTGGTGTTGGTGTTCCGGCCTATCGGTTTGGAGAGGGAGGATTTAGTGCTCAGTTTCCATGTCAATTAGCCTACACAGGCGACATCGATATTACTGGAGTAAGGAGGCCTCTATCCTATTATCGAGAGATTGTTTTTGGTTTTCGTCGTGCTCCCTATATCGCAGTTCAAAATCCTACGCATTACGGTGAAAAATTGATTAAAACTCCGTGGGTTCTGTCTGATTCTATCAGTTCCTGGACGTGGAATGGTCATGAAGGACAACCTGTCATAGTTGAAGTTTATGCACCAGGAGAGCAAGTCGCTCTCTACTTGAATGATGAATTAGTAGAAATCAAAGAAGTTGGAACAAATTTAGCACATGTCACTTATTTTGAGCTTCCTTACCAAGCAGGAGTGTTAAAAGCAATTAACTACCAAAATGGGCAAATAATTGGAGAAACAATTTTGTCTAGCGCGGATGTCGCAACGATGCACCTTACAGCAACTGTTGAAGAAAATGAAGATTTGACCTATATTTCCCTTGCGTTAGAAGATGAAAATGATGTGTTGATTACAAATCAGGATTGTCTATTATCTGTCGAAGTGAGTGGTGCTGAAATTCTAGGTTTTGGTAGTGGTAATCCGAAACCAGATTACCATTATCAATCAAACATAACCACTACTTATAATGGTCGAGCACTTCTTATTGTACAGAAGTCAGCTCCACAAACTAAGGTTATCGTTGAAGGAAGGAATAATACGGTTATCGTTGATTTATAG
- a CDS encoding DUF1593 domain-containing protein, protein MKTRLRTVVTTDGEIDDINSFIRLLLYANDMEVAGIILTSSMFHYSGTPEKPSYRWTGTTWIPKMIARYGEVYANLIQHDKDYPTPEELNSVYRIGNITDVGEMEIETEGSSFLSELILDDDSRPLYIQSWGGTNTTARALKTIQEQYEHTPQWEEIKEKVESKVVLYMILEQDSTYRDYIVPNWNLTILYDDMNFGYFSYGWKNLNPEPKSLFESRWQLDHVVGKGKLLEEYALIGDGHYLEGELESEQFGQESYLTAHPNYRQYDFISEGDSLSYFYLLPASLRGFEDPSFGGWGGRFKKVKKQIYRNRAYDYNPLTSRFEVEYSFIRWIRAIQSDFAARANWCITDRFEQANHYPVISDMADYLVTAGQKVTLDAQARDLNDLQLEYKWWCYEEVSTYWDFSQIDMIEEKTVFADMELVTSIHSGTIEKTWLLEMEGVHTSTMTVTIPDDAKTGDTFHMVLEISNQCDTPLTSYKRIILTVQ, encoded by the coding sequence ATGAAAACGAGATTAAGAACAGTTGTGACGACAGACGGTGAAATTGATGATATCAATTCCTTCATTCGCTTATTACTTTATGCAAATGATATGGAGGTGGCGGGGATTATCCTGACCTCCTCTATGTTTCACTATAGTGGCACTCCAGAAAAACCATCTTATCGATGGACGGGAACAACTTGGATTCCTAAGATGATTGCTCGGTATGGTGAAGTCTATGCTAATCTCATTCAACACGATAAAGATTATCCTACCCCTGAGGAATTAAACTCAGTATATAGGATCGGAAACATTACTGATGTAGGGGAGATGGAAATAGAGACGGAAGGATCGAGCTTTTTATCTGAACTAATACTAGATGATGACTCGCGTCCCCTCTACATTCAATCTTGGGGTGGTACAAATACAACTGCACGCGCATTGAAAACGATTCAAGAACAATATGAACATACACCTCAGTGGGAAGAAATTAAAGAAAAGGTCGAATCAAAAGTGGTGCTCTATATGATTTTAGAACAAGATTCAACATACAGAGACTATATTGTACCAAACTGGAATTTAACAATTTTGTATGATGATATGAACTTTGGTTATTTTTCATACGGTTGGAAAAATTTAAATCCAGAGCCCAAATCATTATTTGAAAGTAGATGGCAACTAGATCATGTTGTTGGTAAAGGAAAACTTCTTGAGGAATATGCCTTGATTGGGGATGGTCATTACTTGGAAGGAGAGTTAGAGTCTGAACAATTTGGTCAAGAATCATATTTAACTGCTCATCCGAACTACCGACAATATGATTTTATTTCAGAAGGTGACTCACTATCTTATTTTTACCTATTGCCTGCTTCGCTACGTGGATTTGAAGATCCTAGCTTTGGTGGTTGGGGAGGTCGTTTTAAGAAGGTAAAAAAACAGATATACCGAAATCGTGCCTATGACTATAATCCACTAACTTCACGTTTTGAAGTAGAGTATTCTTTTATTCGTTGGATTAGAGCTATTCAGTCAGATTTTGCTGCGCGTGCTAATTGGTGTATAACTGATCGGTTTGAACAGGCAAATCACTATCCAGTCATATCTGATATGGCTGATTACTTAGTAACTGCCGGTCAAAAAGTAACATTAGATGCGCAAGCAAGGGATTTAAATGACTTGCAACTAGAGTATAAATGGTGGTGTTATGAAGAAGTATCAACTTATTGGGATTTCAGTCAGATTGATATGATCGAGGAAAAAACTGTCTTTGCTGATATGGAGCTTGTGACCTCTATTCATTCAGGTACAATTGAAAAAACTTGGTTGCTTGAGATGGAAGGGGTTCATACTTCAACTATGACTGTCACAATCCCTGATGATGCTAAGACAGGAGATACATTCCATATGGTGTTAGAAATCTCGAATCAATGTGATACTCCTCTAACATCTTATAAAAGGATTATTTTAACAGTTCAATAA
- a CDS encoding MFS transporter: MENQQPKEIFERKFAFFHASSVSGTAMMIAAIIGSYFSVYLTDTVGIAPTAVAGLMLAATFWDAVNDPIMGVVADRTKTRWGRYRPYFIPAPVLLTFFATLLWFNPGLGKNNIWYYMIIYIGYGMTVTMYTMPQMSVLPAHIKDDQLRNRVIMLGAGFTALMFTIGSSYALSLKSFFENIFGISNGYIPLMLILGLFSCISFWGLFAVSKEKYVEPLPERPLTQDLKRILRHKELTPFIVVWIMASLGYGLMFATSVFYVMYYLARPDLIETYMLVVSMGALVSMVFLLPIVLRIFKTGQRALIFSVLSSSLVYAILFFVGKSNFIVLCVLTFVATALASMQNALVNVLVNDAIDYIQFTEGISANGVISSIKGFAQKCGNTVSNSLPLFILGLVGYVAGAIGQQNEATLFVLNFMRFAAPIITGGIMLLCLRFNPVEKHYDDIALMKSMIRDHSEDNHGA; this comes from the coding sequence ATGGAAAATCAACAGCCAAAAGAAATCTTTGAGCGGAAATTTGCTTTTTTCCATGCTTCATCTGTTAGCGGTACAGCTATGATGATAGCGGCGATTATTGGTAGTTATTTCAGTGTCTACTTAACAGATACAGTCGGGATTGCCCCGACGGCAGTAGCAGGTTTAATGCTTGCGGCAACGTTTTGGGATGCAGTAAACGATCCAATCATGGGAGTTGTGGCAGATAGGACAAAGACACGCTGGGGAAGATATAGACCTTATTTTATTCCAGCGCCTGTTTTATTAACTTTTTTTGCCACCTTACTGTGGTTTAATCCTGGATTAGGCAAAAATAACATTTGGTACTACATGATTATCTACATTGGGTATGGTATGACTGTCACTATGTATACAATGCCACAAATGTCTGTTTTACCAGCTCATATAAAAGATGATCAATTACGAAATCGTGTAATTATGTTAGGTGCTGGCTTTACGGCTTTAATGTTTACAATTGGCTCTTCATATGCTCTTAGTCTGAAATCATTCTTTGAGAATATCTTTGGAATTTCGAACGGTTATATCCCGTTAATGCTTATTTTAGGACTTTTTTCATGTATTTCCTTCTGGGGACTATTTGCAGTATCGAAAGAAAAATATGTAGAACCTCTTCCGGAACGCCCATTAACACAAGATTTAAAACGAATTTTACGTCATAAAGAATTAACTCCGTTTATTGTTGTGTGGATTATGGCTTCACTTGGTTATGGATTGATGTTTGCAACTTCAGTATTTTATGTGATGTATTATCTTGCAAGACCTGATTTAATTGAAACGTATATGCTGGTTGTTTCTATGGGAGCCTTAGTATCAATGGTCTTTTTACTTCCAATTGTTTTACGAATTTTTAAAACTGGACAAAGAGCACTCATCTTTTCAGTTTTATCATCCTCACTTGTTTATGCGATTCTATTCTTTGTTGGAAAATCTAATTTTATCGTACTGTGCGTACTAACATTTGTAGCAACAGCATTAGCTTCTATGCAAAATGCTCTTGTAAATGTATTGGTGAATGATGCAATTGACTATATTCAGTTTACAGAAGGTATTTCAGCAAACGGGGTTATCTCGTCTATTAAGGGATTCGCTCAAAAATGTGGAAATACAGTGAGTAATTCCTTACCATTATTTATTCTTGGGTTAGTTGGATATGTAGCAGGTGCTATTGGACAACAAAATGAGGCGACGCTTTTTGTTTTGAATTTTATGCGATTTGCAGCACCGATCATTACGGGTGGTATTATGCTACTTTGTCTCCGATTTAATCCTGTCGAGAAGCACTATGATGATATTGCCCTTATGAAGAGCATGATTCGTGACCATTCTGAAGATAATCATGGAGCATAG
- a CDS encoding PTS lactose/cellobiose transporter subunit IIA: protein MEGNELVAFQIISAVGTARSCYIEAIQLAKVGQFEEAEALIKEGEQVFIQGHHAHSELIQKEASGDGPAINLLLLHAEDQLISAEGFKIVAEEFIDVHKRLRTIENDC from the coding sequence ATGGAAGGTAATGAACTTGTCGCATTTCAAATTATTTCAGCAGTTGGAACGGCTCGTAGTTGTTATATTGAAGCAATCCAATTGGCAAAAGTAGGTCAATTTGAGGAAGCGGAAGCCTTAATTAAAGAAGGGGAACAAGTATTTATTCAAGGTCACCATGCGCATAGTGAGTTGATTCAAAAAGAAGCAAGTGGAGATGGTCCAGCAATTAATTTGCTCCTACTTCATGCTGAAGATCAGCTAATTAGTGCAGAAGGGTTTAAAATTGTTGCAGAGGAATTTATTGATGTTCATAAACGTTTGAGAACGATAGAAAATGATTGTTGA